The following proteins come from a genomic window of Yinghuangia sp. ASG 101:
- a CDS encoding class I SAM-dependent methyltransferase, protein MSADAPTPGNRWLDVTGGTRGPSYAARFRELAEQGRDLHGEARFCDALLPRGGRVLDAGCGTGRVAVELARLGHKTVGVDIDVSMLAEARAAAPELTWVTGDLATLAPRAVDGPDTFDLAVAAGNVMVYLTPGTEARAVATLAACVRPHGGLVVAGFAVDGGESGTPLTADAYEAACAAAGLTRVARYAGWDREPWDSTGHYGVFVHRRD, encoded by the coding sequence ATGAGCGCCGACGCCCCGACGCCCGGCAACCGCTGGCTGGACGTGACCGGCGGCACGCGCGGCCCCTCGTACGCGGCGCGCTTCCGCGAACTCGCGGAGCAGGGCCGCGACCTGCACGGCGAGGCCCGCTTCTGCGACGCCCTCCTGCCGCGCGGCGGCCGGGTCCTGGACGCCGGGTGCGGCACCGGCCGCGTCGCCGTCGAACTCGCCCGGCTCGGCCACAAGACCGTCGGTGTCGACATCGACGTCTCGATGCTCGCCGAGGCCCGCGCCGCGGCCCCCGAACTCACCTGGGTCACCGGCGACCTCGCCACCCTCGCCCCCCGGGCCGTCGACGGGCCGGACACCTTCGACCTCGCCGTCGCGGCCGGCAACGTGATGGTCTACCTGACCCCGGGCACCGAGGCCCGCGCCGTCGCGACCCTCGCCGCGTGCGTGCGCCCGCACGGCGGCCTCGTGGTCGCGGGCTTCGCCGTCGACGGCGGTGAGAGCGGGACACCGCTGACCGCCGACGCCTACGAGGCGGCCTGCGCCGCGGCCGGGCTGACCCGCGTCGCGCGGTACGCGGGCTGGGACCGCGAGCCGTGGGATTCCACCGGGCACTACGGAGTGTTCGTGCACCGCCGCGACTGA
- the mshB gene encoding N-acetyl-1-D-myo-inositol-2-amino-2-deoxy-alpha-D-glucopyranoside deacetylase — protein sequence MTPPAAPLALLLVHAHPDDEVINNGASMARYAAEGVHVTLVTCTLGEEGEVLVPELAHLAADREDRLGEHRMTEMADSMKALGVHDQRYLGGPGRYRDSGMMGTPPNERPDSFWRADVDEAAGHLAAIVREVRPQVLVTYDEIGGYGHPDHIQAHRVAMRAADLAADPAHGEGEAWEVAKVYWNAMPRSVVAAGLERMRAEGHELPFDAVEVDDLPFVVDDALVTTAVDATPWLDAKVRALRSYPTQVSTDDGFFALSNNVGQSIMSVEHYRLVRGDRGPAGADGREDDLFAGVR from the coding sequence ATGACTCCGCCCGCCGCCCCGCTCGCCCTGCTCCTCGTCCACGCGCACCCCGACGACGAAGTCATCAACAACGGCGCGAGCATGGCGCGCTACGCCGCCGAAGGGGTGCACGTCACGCTGGTGACCTGCACGCTCGGCGAGGAGGGCGAAGTCCTCGTCCCGGAGCTGGCGCACCTGGCCGCCGACCGCGAGGACCGCCTCGGCGAGCACCGCATGACCGAGATGGCCGACTCCATGAAGGCCCTCGGCGTCCACGACCAGCGCTACCTCGGCGGCCCGGGGCGCTACCGCGACTCGGGGATGATGGGCACACCGCCCAACGAGCGGCCCGACTCCTTCTGGCGGGCGGACGTCGACGAGGCGGCGGGGCACCTGGCGGCGATCGTGCGCGAGGTCCGGCCGCAGGTGCTGGTCACGTACGACGAGATCGGCGGCTACGGGCACCCCGACCACATCCAGGCGCACCGCGTCGCGATGCGGGCCGCGGACCTGGCCGCGGATCCCGCGCACGGCGAGGGCGAGGCGTGGGAGGTCGCGAAGGTCTACTGGAACGCCATGCCGCGTTCCGTGGTCGCGGCCGGGCTGGAGCGGATGCGGGCCGAGGGCCACGAACTGCCGTTCGACGCGGTGGAGGTCGACGACCTGCCCTTCGTCGTCGACGACGCGCTGGTCACGACGGCCGTCGACGCGACCCCGTGGCTCGACGCGAAGGTGCGGGCGCTGCGGTCGTACCCGACGCAGGTGTCGACGGACGACGGCTTCTTCGCGCTGTCGAACAACGTCGGCCAGTCGATCATGAGCGTCGAGCACTACCGGCTGGTCCGGGGCGACCGCGGCCCGGCCGGCGCCGACGGGCGCGAGGACGACCTCTTCGCCGGAGTGCGCTGA
- a CDS encoding DUF6113 family protein, protein MRSGSSVLSTALRVAAYVVWFGLGCAAGWLGAFAQAAYRPAGLIIALAGAGGLFVAGGLLMNARPGAVIPAVGWLVTVFYIAAAPRPEGDWVFTGGATSYLFLLGGSIVGAMIAMQPWGGSAHPLLLSGERLPGDGR, encoded by the coding sequence GTGCGCTCTGGTTCTTCGGTGCTGTCCACAGCCCTCCGGGTCGCGGCCTATGTCGTCTGGTTCGGGCTCGGTTGCGCGGCGGGTTGGCTCGGGGCGTTCGCCCAGGCGGCGTACCGCCCGGCCGGGCTGATCATCGCGCTCGCCGGCGCCGGAGGGCTCTTCGTCGCCGGGGGGCTGCTGATGAACGCGAGACCGGGTGCCGTGATCCCCGCCGTCGGATGGCTCGTCACGGTGTTCTACATCGCGGCGGCACCGCGCCCCGAAGGGGACTGGGTGTTCACCGGCGGAGCCACGTCCTACCTGTTCCTGCTCGGAGGGTCGATCGTCGGCGCGATGATCGCGATGCAGCCATGGGGCGGCAGCGCGCATCCCCTACTCCTTTCGGGTGAACGCCTGCCGGGAGACGGCCGGTAG
- a CDS encoding VanW family protein produces the protein MSNDQPTTPPGAPEEPHPYFSRPPRRPAPPPDAGAEPTPAAHPPHYGDAAPGYPALGQAAAGQPGGEPGYPGQAVPHGLPADGSGHGGYQAYPAASDATGAGAADPGAPTGSASGAAPGGPGAGGPAMGGPVPDGAGDRTAAGLPRRAGRRSLIGAFGTPATGAQPPPPTPGQGGAAGPGAQAPGQAAASEAAGAENAAEADAAQPSMTTRASIKIPGSRPIPPIVLHGQARLDRGDESGDNGNRAEGAGGRPHDGDDADAHGFPTGTPYGGGSGQPPVSGARREPDDAPPPASAKRRRRRLAIIASAAVFALVGGVYGGSLAYAGGGVPRGTSVLGVDIGGRSKSEAVRTLESVLGERAYGMLPVKLGDKDLQLDPPNAGLILDARATVDRAAEKSFNPLQSIPALFGEKREIEPLTIEDPAKLAAALEQLAADAGEHQREGGVSFAGGKATAITPQAVQVLDTPAAVAAVRDAYLDPDRSGPVILPTRLSTPTVSQEEVDRAMREFAIPAMSGPVTLKAGKATLKLQPATIAKYLSMEPDPTGHLAPKIDAAGLQEELGDTFSAVGEKPVDATFKVDDKGKVAVVPHKAGQGVSGDTAAKALLDVLTKTSGRTAQVTLGPVEPEFTTAKAEALGITEVVSTYTTDYPYAAYRLTNIHRAADLIDGSVVMPGDTWSLNKTVGERTADNGFAKGTIINNGRFETDYGGGVSQVATTMFNAVFFGGLKDVMHRPHSFWIDRYPAGREATVAWPSLDLKWQNDSGKPIYIDTSYTDSSVTVTLLGTKKYDEVKSASSAKYATVTPKTVHDTREGCVEQKASEGFKVDVTRIFVQGGKEVRREQFHTKYDPADEIICAPAPSTTPTPTTSTPPTGSTPSGGSTSKPPTSTPTTRNGED, from the coding sequence GTGAGCAACGACCAGCCCACCACGCCGCCCGGCGCGCCCGAGGAGCCGCACCCCTACTTCAGCCGCCCGCCGCGGCGCCCGGCACCACCGCCGGACGCGGGCGCGGAGCCGACCCCCGCGGCGCACCCGCCGCACTACGGCGACGCCGCGCCCGGCTATCCGGCGCTCGGGCAGGCGGCGGCCGGGCAGCCGGGAGGTGAGCCGGGTTATCCGGGGCAGGCCGTGCCGCACGGTCTTCCGGCGGACGGGTCCGGGCACGGCGGATACCAGGCGTATCCGGCGGCTTCCGACGCGACCGGGGCCGGCGCGGCGGACCCCGGGGCTCCGACGGGCTCCGCGTCCGGCGCGGCGCCGGGCGGCCCGGGGGCGGGTGGTCCCGCGATGGGTGGTCCCGTGCCCGACGGTGCCGGCGACCGGACGGCCGCCGGGCTCCCGAGGCGGGCCGGGCGGCGCAGCCTGATCGGCGCGTTCGGCACGCCCGCGACCGGTGCGCAGCCGCCGCCCCCGACCCCTGGGCAGGGCGGGGCTGCGGGCCCCGGCGCACAGGCTCCGGGCCAGGCCGCGGCCTCCGAGGCCGCCGGTGCGGAGAACGCCGCGGAGGCCGACGCCGCGCAGCCGTCGATGACCACCCGGGCGAGCATCAAGATCCCCGGCTCGCGCCCGATTCCCCCGATCGTGCTGCACGGTCAGGCCCGGCTCGACCGCGGCGACGAGAGCGGCGACAACGGGAACCGTGCCGAGGGGGCGGGCGGTCGGCCGCACGACGGGGACGACGCCGACGCGCACGGGTTCCCGACCGGCACCCCGTACGGAGGCGGCTCGGGGCAGCCCCCCGTGTCGGGCGCGCGGCGCGAACCGGACGACGCCCCTCCGCCCGCGTCCGCCAAGCGGCGCCGCCGGCGCCTGGCGATCATTGCGAGTGCCGCGGTGTTCGCGCTGGTGGGCGGGGTCTACGGCGGTTCGCTGGCCTACGCGGGCGGCGGCGTGCCGCGCGGCACCTCGGTGCTCGGCGTCGACATCGGCGGCCGGTCGAAGTCCGAGGCGGTCCGCACCCTGGAGAGCGTCCTCGGCGAACGCGCGTACGGCATGCTCCCGGTGAAGCTCGGCGACAAGGACCTCCAACTCGACCCGCCCAACGCGGGCCTGATCCTCGACGCGCGCGCCACGGTCGACCGCGCCGCCGAGAAGAGCTTCAACCCGCTGCAGTCGATCCCGGCGCTGTTCGGCGAGAAGCGCGAGATCGAGCCGCTCACGATCGAGGACCCCGCGAAGCTCGCGGCGGCGCTCGAACAACTCGCCGCCGACGCGGGGGAGCACCAGCGCGAGGGCGGCGTCTCGTTCGCGGGCGGCAAGGCGACCGCCATAACGCCGCAGGCCGTCCAGGTGCTGGACACCCCGGCGGCGGTCGCCGCGGTCCGCGACGCGTATCTCGACCCCGATCGGTCCGGTCCGGTCATCCTGCCCACCAGACTCTCGACGCCGACCGTGTCGCAGGAGGAAGTCGACCGCGCGATGCGGGAGTTCGCGATTCCGGCGATGTCGGGTCCGGTGACGCTCAAGGCGGGCAAGGCGACCCTCAAGCTCCAGCCGGCGACCATCGCGAAGTACCTGTCCATGGAGCCGGACCCGACCGGTCACCTCGCGCCGAAGATCGACGCCGCCGGGCTCCAGGAGGAACTGGGCGACACGTTCTCGGCGGTCGGGGAGAAGCCCGTCGACGCGACCTTCAAGGTCGACGACAAGGGCAAGGTCGCGGTCGTGCCGCACAAGGCGGGCCAGGGCGTGTCCGGCGACACCGCGGCGAAGGCGCTGCTCGACGTGCTCACCAAGACCAGCGGGCGCACCGCGCAGGTGACGCTCGGACCGGTCGAGCCCGAGTTCACCACCGCGAAGGCGGAGGCGCTGGGCATCACCGAGGTCGTGTCGACGTACACGACGGACTACCCGTACGCCGCCTACCGCCTCACCAACATCCACCGTGCGGCCGACCTCATCGACGGCAGCGTCGTGATGCCGGGCGACACGTGGTCGCTCAACAAGACCGTCGGCGAGCGCACCGCGGACAACGGCTTCGCGAAGGGCACCATCATCAACAACGGCCGCTTCGAGACCGACTACGGAGGCGGCGTCTCTCAGGTCGCGACCACGATGTTCAACGCGGTGTTCTTCGGCGGCCTGAAGGACGTCATGCACCGGCCGCACAGCTTCTGGATCGACCGCTACCCGGCCGGGCGGGAGGCGACGGTCGCGTGGCCGTCGCTCGACCTGAAGTGGCAGAACGACTCGGGCAAGCCGATCTACATCGACACCTCGTACACCGACTCCTCGGTCACCGTGACGCTGCTCGGCACCAAGAAGTACGACGAGGTCAAGTCGGCCAGCTCGGCGAAGTACGCGACGGTCACCCCCAAGACGGTGCACGACACCCGGGAGGGCTGCGTCGAGCAGAAGGCCTCGGAGGGCTTCAAGGTCGACGTGACGCGCATCTTCGTCCAGGGCGGCAAGGAGGTCCGGCGCGAGCAGTTCCACACCAAGTACGACCCGGCCGACGAGATCATCTGCGCGCCCGCCCCGTCCACCACTCCGACCCCCACCACCTCCACACCCCCCACCGGTTCCACCCCGAGCGGCGGCTCCACCTCGAAGCCCCCCACCTCGACCCCCACCACCCGCAACGGCGAGGACTGA
- a CDS encoding class I SAM-dependent methyltransferase: MTWNSMQYDNNFSFVSAYGRDVVELLSARPGERVLDLGCGTGDLAAAIAADGVVVHGVDGDAAMIRTAVAKYGDTPGGPTFAVADGHAFTVDAPFDAVFSNAALHWMRRPDDVLARVHAALVPGGRFVAEMGASRNVAVLIEGLRDAGAELAPDVRVEPPWYFPSTAEYATRLEHAGFEVRTTAYFARPTAFAPGDTAADWWRMFGPSVLAAFPADVHGPLLARVDELVRDRLLGPDGIWYGDYARLRFAAVRR, translated from the coding sequence ATGACCTGGAATTCGATGCAGTACGACAACAACTTCTCCTTCGTCTCCGCGTACGGCCGGGATGTGGTCGAACTGCTGAGCGCCCGACCCGGCGAGCGCGTGCTCGACCTCGGGTGCGGCACCGGGGACCTGGCCGCCGCGATCGCCGCGGACGGGGTGGTCGTGCACGGCGTCGACGGGGACGCCGCGATGATCCGCACCGCGGTCGCGAAGTACGGGGACACGCCCGGGGGTCCGACGTTCGCGGTGGCCGACGGGCACGCCTTCACGGTCGACGCGCCGTTCGACGCGGTCTTCTCGAACGCCGCGCTGCACTGGATGCGCCGGCCCGACGACGTCCTGGCACGCGTCCACGCCGCACTGGTTCCCGGCGGGCGCTTCGTCGCGGAAATGGGCGCGAGCCGCAACGTGGCCGTCCTGATCGAGGGGCTGCGCGACGCCGGCGCCGAACTGGCGCCCGACGTACGGGTCGAACCGCCGTGGTACTTCCCGTCGACCGCCGAATACGCCACGCGTCTCGAACACGCCGGGTTCGAGGTCCGCACGACCGCGTACTTCGCCCGCCCCACCGCCTTCGCCCCCGGCGACACGGCCGCCGACTGGTGGCGCATGTTCGGCCCGTCGGTGCTGGCGGCCTTCCCCGCCGACGTGCACGGGCCGTTGCTGGCCCGCGTCGACGAACTCGTCCGCGACCGGCTGCTGGGCCCCGACGGGATCTGGTACGGGGACTACGCACGCCTGCGGTTCGCCGCCGTACGCCGATGA